The nucleotide sequence ACTTGAGTTCGAACCATGACAGAAACCAGAAGTCCGATACCAGTTGTGCATACGACATACACAACGGATGCGAAGAAAAAGAAAATCGGATCACCTTTAAAGGGTGCACCAAAGAGAAAAACCGACAAAGCCCACAGTATGAGACTGTTTATAGTGGAGATAATTACATAGGGCGTAAGTTTTCCCAGAAGAAATTCGGTCCGAGTTACGGTTGAACAATAGATGTTATAAATAGACCCGCTTTCCTTTTCTCTCACAATACCCATTGCGGTTAAAAAAGGTGGAGAAACCATTAGCACAAACATAATCATAACGGCGGCAACAGACCATGTGCTACGAAGTTCCTGATTATAAAGGTAGCGAAGTTGTATATTTACAGGCTGAGCCAGCTTCTCTGCCTGATCCGGAGGAATTCCCACATGCTTTGAAAAATAGTCCGTAAGAAGCTCTCCGTTGAAAGCTGTATTCATAGCCAGCACATATCCCTTGCTGGTAGTAGCCCTGAAGGGAAAGACACCGTCTATTAAACTTTGAACCGTTACGGACCGCCCCGCTCTTAAATCTCGTTCAAAATTGGGTGGAATAATTAAAGCAAAACGAATTTGGCTTCTTTCAAAAAGGGATCTAAGCTTCTGTTCATGTTCTACTTCGCCCTTAAAATTGAAATACCGTGATCCTATAAACCTGTAAGCATAATCACGGCTTAAAGGCGTTTTATCGTAATCTACCACGCAAAAAGGGATGTTTTCCACATCAAGAATCAAGCCGTAACCGAAAACAAGAAGCATCACAGTGGGAACAACAAAGGCAAGAGCAAGAAAAAACCGGTCACGAACGATTTCTCTCCATTCTTTATGAGCTATAGCTAAGATGCGTTCAATGTTCACAGTGCTACCTCTTCTGACATAGCACAACCGGCATAAAGCAAATTTTTGTTAGTTACCACGTTCAAGTTCGGTAATTCTAAATACAAAAACATCCTCAAGAGTTGGAGTTTGCAGAGTAACACTGATAGGTCCAAAATCATTACACAGTTTCTTTATGCGCTCCATCTCCCGCTCTACATCTCTAGCAAACAGATGGATTCGATCCCCAAAAATTGTAGATTTGGGATAAAACGGGCGAAGAATTTTTATGGTTTTACCGGGATCACGGGAATAAACAACAAGAAGCTCTCCTTCTCGCCTTCTCAGTTCATCTTTAAGAGCCGCCGGTGAATCATTAGCTACAATTCTCCCGGCATGCATCAAAGCTAATCGGTCGCAATGCTCTGCTTCGCTCATATAATGAGTTGTAATGAGCACAGCCACACCTTCGATGCGAGCAAGATAAGTCAGAATATCCCAAAAGCGACGCCTTCCAAGAGGATCAACGCCAGAGGTTGGTTCATCTAAAAAGAGAATTTTCGGAGAATGAACTATGGCGCAGGCAAGAGCAAGCCTCTGGCGAATGCCCATAGGAAGCTTACCCGCAAGATCGCGTTCATATTCCCTAAGACCTGTAAGTTCAATAACTTCAGGAATGCGATTCTTTGCCTTCTGCCCCGTAACACCGTAAATACCAGAAAACAAGCGTATATTCTCAGCAACTGTGAGGTCCTGATAAAGGGAAAAGGACTGGGAGACGTAACCGATCCGTTCTTTAATAGCTTTACCAGCTCGACGCATGTCAGCTCCAGCAACCTTTCCTTCGCCTGCGGTGGGAGGAAGAATGCCTGTCAGCATCTTTATAAGAGTGGTTTTGCCAGCTCCATTGGCACCAAGCAATCCGAAAATTTCTCCTTGATGAACAGCAAAGCTCGCTTTATCAACAGCGCGGAAAGTTCCAAAATCCTTTGTGAGTTCTCTGGCTTCAATAACAGCTTCTTTATGCAGCGTCCCCGTCTCGCCAAATCTATTAAAAGAATTTTTAACCGTCTGAGCATTACTGCCTGCCATCTTATCATCAAAAGACTTATCGTTTCGGTCTGCCTGTTCCAGCCTTAGCATAGATACAAAAACATCTTCGAGAGTGGGATCGGTTTCTTCCACGCTATCAATCTTCATACCTTCCAGCGCTTTTATTACCTGCTCTCGAGGATCAACACCGTCTTTTGCTTTATCAATAAAGATTCTAAGGCGATCTCCAACGCTATCCACCTGAGGAAAAAGAGGACGCAATCTGTCGAGAGCTTCCATCTGATCCAGAGTAACTACCTCGACAACCTTTCCCGGAGCAAATGAAAGCACAGTCTCTGGATCACCACTTCCGAGTATCCGTCCTCCATACATAAACGCCAGTCTTTGAAATCTCTCGGCTTCATCAAGATAAGCCGTAGAAACAACTGCTGTAATGCCACGAATATATACAAGTTCGGAAAGGATTTCCCAGAAGTCGCGACGTGATACAGGATCGACTCCAGTAGTGGGTTCATCAAGAATTATAAGGTCGGGTTCGTGGATAAGGGTGCAGATGAGCCCAAGTTTTTGCTTCATGCCTCCAGAAAGATATTTCATAGGGCGGTCTGTAAAACGATCAAGCCTGGTCATAGCAAGAAGTTTTTTCTTACGATCAGCAAGTTCCTGCCCTTTTACGCCTCTAACTCTTGCGAAAAAGTCAATATTTTCTTCCACCGAAAGTTCGGCATAAAGATTCAATCCCAGTCCCTGCGGCATAAAACCAATGCGATGCTTGATCAGTTCTGCAGAAGCTTCCGAATTCACAGGCACATCAAAAACTCTAATAATGCCTTCGTCATAGGAAAGCACGCCCGCTATGGCTTTCATAAGAGTGCTCTTCCCTGCCCCGTCAGGACCAATCAATCCAAAAATCTCACCCTTGTGCACCTCAAGGCTCACATTCTCAACAGCCCTGTAACGGCGGTATCTTTTGCTAACTCCGTCAACTTTAACAACAACAGAGTTATTCAGTGAGGTTACCATCGCGGTTTTGCCCAGGGTGCGTCATCCTTCCATTTAATAACTGCATCGGCAGGAAGGCCAGGTGTAAGACAATGATTGGGGTTTTCATCCAGATAAAGCCTCACGGCAAAGACGAGTTTTACGCGCTCATCAGGCGTCTGAACCTCTTTAGGGGTAAACTGAGCCCGAGACGCAATATAACGGACTGTAGCTGTAAAAAAGGTATCGGGAAAAGCATCAGTGTAAATCCGAGCAGGCAATCCAAGGCGGACTTTACCAATATCTTTTTCAGGAACATAAACCTGCAAATACAGTCGATCCAGATTTACTATGTCAAAAATAGGTGCTCCAGCAGTTATCACTTCGCCTACATCAACCATACGTGTGGTGACAACTCCCGACGTGGGCGCTCGGATAGTCATATCATTCAGAGTTGCTTCGGCTTCCCGAAGAGATGCTTTTGCTTGAGCCAACTGAGCAGAAAGAGCCTCTATTTCAGCTTCTTTTGCTTTAATCCTATCGTGGCCAAGCATAGCTTGAGCTAGTTGTTTTTCAGCGGCTTTCACAGCTTCTTCGGCGGATCGCAGTTGATTTATAGCAACTCGACGGGCAAGATCAGCCTGTTCGTATTTGCGTTTATCAATTGCTCCCGCATTAAAAAGTCGTTCCAATCTCTCGGCATCTCGTTCAGCCTGTTCGCTCTGGCTTTGAGCAGATGAGCGATTAGCTTTAGCCTGAGCTAAAGCAGCTCGAGCAGTTTCGATGGCTAGAGGCACGTCCTTTTTAAGAACGTCCAGAGCAAGACGAGCAGTCTTCAGTTGAGCTTCCAGAGTCAAAACAGCTTCCCTGGCCTGATCTACTTTTGCCGAAATTTGAGCATCATCCAGCCTGGCAACAACCTGACCTTCTTTAACAGAATCGCCTTCCCGGACAAGAAGTTCTATCACTTTACCAGGGACTTTGCTTGAAACTGTAAATCGATCGCCTTCTATGCGCCCGTTTGCCTGAATAAGCCCTTCAGGAAGGTCAAAACGGTTAAAACGAACAAACCACAAAATCACAGCAACCAAAACCGCAGCTGCGACAATCGATATTACCAGCGAAGCTTTAGAAATGCGCGTCCCCATTCTTGTTTGTCCTCCTGATTGAACCCAACAAATCCCAATCCGTAATGACAATGGTCAGCCAAATCAAACATTGAAGAATATAGCACATTATGCGAG is from Thermodesulforhabdaceae bacterium and encodes:
- a CDS encoding ABC transporter permease: MNIERILAIAHKEWREIVRDRFFLALAFVVPTVMLLVFGYGLILDVENIPFCVVDYDKTPLSRDYAYRFIGSRYFNFKGEVEHEQKLRSLFERSQIRFALIIPPNFERDLRAGRSVTVQSLIDGVFPFRATTSKGYVLAMNTAFNGELLTDYFSKHVGIPPDQAEKLAQPVNIQLRYLYNQELRSTWSVAAVMIMFVLMVSPPFLTAMGIVREKESGSIYNIYCSTVTRTEFLLGKLTPYVIISTINSLILWALSVFLFGAPFKGDPIFFFFASVVYVVCTTGIGLLVSVMVRTQVAAMMITVVLTVVPAVLYSGLLIPISSMEPMGQFQAHLFPAMYFTDIALGSFLKGVGIKELWGKVVALAIYAAILWAISFMLFSKRPKS
- a CDS encoding ATP-binding cassette domain-containing protein; translation: MVTSLNNSVVVKVDGVSKRYRRYRAVENVSLEVHKGEIFGLIGPDGAGKSTLMKAIAGVLSYDEGIIRVFDVPVNSEASAELIKHRIGFMPQGLGLNLYAELSVEENIDFFARVRGVKGQELADRKKKLLAMTRLDRFTDRPMKYLSGGMKQKLGLICTLIHEPDLIILDEPTTGVDPVSRRDFWEILSELVYIRGITAVVSTAYLDEAERFQRLAFMYGGRILGSGDPETVLSFAPGKVVEVVTLDQMEALDRLRPLFPQVDSVGDRLRIFIDKAKDGVDPREQVIKALEGMKIDSVEETDPTLEDVFVSMLRLEQADRNDKSFDDKMAGSNAQTVKNSFNRFGETGTLHKEAVIEARELTKDFGTFRAVDKASFAVHQGEIFGLLGANGAGKTTLIKMLTGILPPTAGEGKVAGADMRRAGKAIKERIGYVSQSFSLYQDLTVAENIRLFSGIYGVTGQKAKNRIPEVIELTGLREYERDLAGKLPMGIRQRLALACAIVHSPKILFLDEPTSGVDPLGRRRFWDILTYLARIEGVAVLITTHYMSEAEHCDRLALMHAGRIVANDSPAALKDELRRREGELLVVYSRDPGKTIKILRPFYPKSTIFGDRIHLFARDVEREMERIKKLCNDFGPISVTLQTPTLEDVFVFRITELERGN
- a CDS encoding efflux RND transporter periplasmic adaptor subunit — its product is MGTRISKASLVISIVAAAVLVAVILWFVRFNRFDLPEGLIQANGRIEGDRFTVSSKVPGKVIELLVREGDSVKEGQVVARLDDAQISAKVDQAREAVLTLEAQLKTARLALDVLKKDVPLAIETARAALAQAKANRSSAQSQSEQAERDAERLERLFNAGAIDKRKYEQADLARRVAINQLRSAEEAVKAAEKQLAQAMLGHDRIKAKEAEIEALSAQLAQAKASLREAEATLNDMTIRAPTSGVVTTRMVDVGEVITAGAPIFDIVNLDRLYLQVYVPEKDIGKVRLGLPARIYTDAFPDTFFTATVRYIASRAQFTPKEVQTPDERVKLVFAVRLYLDENPNHCLTPGLPADAVIKWKDDAPWAKPRW